Proteins found in one Lates calcarifer isolate ASB-BC8 linkage group LG8, TLL_Latcal_v3, whole genome shotgun sequence genomic segment:
- the nkx1.2lb gene encoding NK1 transcription factor-related protein 1 has translation MNRDRAVPGPGADGVQTVISRDRAVAGPVADAVQPVMSRDRAIPAPDGDGIQTVVGPDGGDVLDGVAAGEKRLFSNAAAGGRDAQAVENHTEPPPTNPVLVPPQQGPTGHRTTSFSVLDILDPNKFTSNRRHHQQQHASNRGERELSAYGTENRRGGAGEREPSLEPSKGCYGAEEYQSKEGFVYRSPDEDDYHRSGTPDSEAPDGPYSSEESSSALPSNEERDLGQHSHQDPSRDTKSPGGGPAGQITNVQTNGGQGAKPKRKRSGSDSKSGKPRRARTAFTYEQLVALENKFKSTRYLSVCERLNLALSLSLTETQVKIWFQNRRTKWKKQNPGADTSAPTGAGGTGGTGGAGGGAGGLGSLSPLSPSPPVSGHLAMHAGYAGHHHPPAGSLVQLPFLTASHVLSPFMLGTQSYAAPAFYSTHL, from the exons ATGAACCGGGACAGAGCGGTACCGGGGCCCGGAGCGGACGGGGTCCAGACCGTAATAAGCCGGGACAGAGCCGTAGCGGGGCCCGTGGCGGACGCGGTCCAGCCCGTGATGAGCCGGGACAGAGCGATACCGGCGCCAGACGGGGACGGGATCCAGACCGTTGTGGGCCCGGACGGCGGAGACGTCCTGGACGGAGTCGCGGCCGGAGAGAAACGGCTCTTCTCTAACGCGGCGGCCGGAGGCAGAGACGCTCAGGCCGTGGAGAACCACACGGAGCCTCCGCCGACGAACCCGGTGTTAGTCCCGCCGCAGCAG gGCCCCACCGGGCACCGGACCACCTCTTTCTCCGTCCTGGACATCCTGGACCCCAACAAGTTCACGAGCAACCGAAgacatcaccagcagcagcacgcGAGCAACCGGGGTGAGCGCGAGCTGAGCGCGTACGGAACGGAGAACCGGAGAGGAGGAGCCGGGGAGCGCGAGCCCAGTCTGGAGCCCAGCAAAGGCTGCTACGGTGCCGAGGAGTACCAGAGCA AGGAAGGCTTTGTGTACAGAAGCCCAGATGAGGATGACTACCACAGATCTGGGACCCCAGACTCAGAGGCTCCAGATGGGCCCTACAGCAGTGAGGAGAGCAGCTCAGCCCTGCCCAGTAATGAGGAGAGGGATCTGGGCCAGCACAGCCACCAGGACCCTTCCAGAGACACCAAGAGCCCAGGAGGAGGTCCCGCAGGCCAGATCACCAACGTCCAGACCAACGGGGGCCAGGGGGCCAAGCCCAAGAGGAAGCGCTCTGGCTCAGACTCCAAGTCAGGGAAGCCCCGCAGAGCCCGGACTGCCTTCACCTACGAGCAGCTGGTGGCGCTGGAGAACAAGTTCAAGTCCACGCGGTACCTGTCAGTGTGCGAGCGGCTCAACCTGGCCCTGTCACTCTCCCTCACTGAGACCCAGGTCAAGATCTGGTTCCAGAACCGCCGGACCAAGTGGAAGAAACAAAACCCCGGAGCCGACACCTCTGCCCCGACCGGCGCGGGAGGGACCGGGGGTACGGGAGGCGCGGGGGGAGGGGCGGGAGGCCTGGGGAGCCTCAGCCCTCTCAGCCCCTCCCCGCCGGTCAGCGGGCACCTGGCCATGCACGCTGGCTACGCCGGCCACCATCACCCCCCCGCCGGCAGCCTGGTCCAGCTGCCTTTCCTCACAGCCAGCCACGTCCTGTCCCCCTTCATGCTGGGGACGCAGAGCTACGCTGCCCCCGCCTTCTACAGCACACacctgtag